From Bacteroidota bacterium, one genomic window encodes:
- a CDS encoding T9SS type A sorting domain-containing protein, with protein MSYSLPFHDNFDSTGIWTVQHSGGSSWEQGVPNYGSTSTAHSPSSCWDIELNAPYRDSSLTCLVSPVITFNGEYNTLLSFWQNFNTEDYFDGTRLEYSINGGSWTTLGLSGDPDGHNWYTRNNIEASNRPAWCGNSNGWIQSSYTLVPLNGISGNVQFRFVFTSGDSLTFDGYSIDDFSIEFASPNDAEIISVFYPMPIALENSFDSIHVVIKNHGSLPITAMDLGYSIDAGMPLRQAWTGNLLPAETDTFRFSTLWFVQSGFNSLCVFTDLPGDGDHSNDQICKVIQALPLSTVPYADDYEISSGTWIDSSATGTQWENGLPSFGTTTSTHSGNSCWDLNLNSAYQNHAESYLYSSFFDFTNLVNAKLSFWQNRNTEKRFDGFCIEYSTNSGISWNLLGSAGEENSSNWYSDSSIAGLGNSPGWDGNSNGWIQSSCILSALNNAGAHVQFRFRFESDGSNTADGVSIDDFSIRAAPAVDMSLNRLASPSGNKTEGSIDTISIRVRNLGASDIAQFTVNYGVAGEAMKAFNWNGLLHPSEALDIIIDTLEYRASDFILTISIQTTADGDVSNDSISQPLFGIPLLKPPYASDPEFVRNFYTGSGNTVWEWGRPQSTIINDVYTGNKCWKTNLDGDYSNRMNEYLYSPLFDFSNAYSPVIKFNHWMNAEQGMDGGRLEYSTDAGNTWNTLGTVADPLAVNWYTNVSIFSSNKPAWSGNTVGYIESSYRMNMLSGYSGGLVQFRFNFSSNDSITANGWAVDAFRIESQPAYSARPSELMDVQDPFSPGAASQIVGCYIYNSGARSFQNVNVNLVEDGQIILHDSVQLISSLLPGDSVLHTFSQAWVSSPGLHAICVRTLSPGNHTDEWTADDEACTVAGVFDTLPAIDQNGWCEDFEGSNSSWLTMNPLTRKFQNEEWTLGNPGQNYLNGSYNGSLSWTTDSMNVYKPGDASALYTPVFVADSSACYKLSFYHRYKTEQFEDGGTVEYSKDNGNTWNVIGNSGEPGWYNSSYISGLKLPPVPGWSGTSNGWELASHDLYFPDKSNVVFRFRFGSDASVQDEGWQIDNFCLQKLSSCVIGVNELNVPEIQLYPNPVIDNLNVQIDSGLENIKSVSVINILGEELKEFEQSSISPSMNINTNGLSEGIYRLKVNTNSGVLYLKFIKM; from the coding sequence ATGTCATATTCACTCCCATTTCATGATAATTTTGATTCAACAGGTATCTGGACTGTTCAACATTCAGGAGGAAGTTCCTGGGAGCAGGGAGTTCCGAATTACGGATCCACATCAACCGCGCATTCACCATCAAGCTGCTGGGACATTGAACTAAATGCGCCGTACAGAGATTCTTCATTAACCTGTCTTGTATCGCCTGTAATCACTTTCAATGGTGAATACAATACACTGCTTTCATTCTGGCAGAATTTTAATACGGAAGATTATTTTGACGGTACGCGTCTTGAATATTCCATCAATGGAGGAAGCTGGACAACTCTGGGTTTATCCGGTGATCCGGATGGACACAACTGGTACACAAGAAATAATATCGAAGCGAGCAACAGACCGGCCTGGTGCGGGAATTCAAACGGATGGATACAATCGTCCTACACGCTTGTTCCTTTGAATGGAATCTCGGGAAATGTGCAGTTTCGTTTTGTGTTCACTTCCGGAGATTCTTTAACCTTCGATGGTTATTCTATCGATGATTTTTCAATCGAATTTGCATCACCGAATGACGCGGAAATAATTTCGGTGTTCTATCCCATGCCGATAGCACTGGAGAATTCTTTCGACTCTATTCATGTTGTAATAAAAAATCATGGCAGCCTTCCGATCACTGCTATGGATCTCGGCTATTCAATCGATGCGGGTATGCCTTTGAGGCAAGCCTGGACAGGCAATCTTTTGCCTGCAGAAACTGATACATTCAGGTTCTCAACTTTGTGGTTTGTTCAAAGCGGATTTAACTCGCTTTGTGTTTTCACAGATTTACCAGGTGATGGTGATCATTCAAATGATCAAATCTGTAAAGTAATTCAGGCGCTTCCTTTGTCAACTGTTCCCTATGCGGATGATTATGAGATTTCCTCAGGTACATGGATTGATAGTTCTGCAACAGGAACGCAATGGGAAAATGGTTTGCCTTCCTTTGGTACAACTACTTCGACACATTCAGGAAATTCCTGCTGGGATCTGAATCTGAATTCCGCCTATCAAAATCATGCGGAGAGTTATTTGTATTCATCCTTTTTTGATTTTACAAATCTCGTTAACGCGAAACTTAGTTTTTGGCAAAATCGAAATACTGAAAAAAGGTTTGACGGATTCTGCATTGAGTACTCTACAAATTCCGGAATCTCATGGAATCTATTAGGCTCCGCCGGAGAAGAAAACAGCAGTAATTGGTATTCCGATTCATCCATCGCTGGATTGGGAAACAGTCCCGGATGGGATGGAAACAGCAATGGCTGGATCCAATCTTCCTGCATTTTATCAGCATTGAACAATGCCGGAGCTCATGTACAGTTTCGTTTTCGTTTCGAATCTGACGGCAGCAATACTGCTGATGGTGTTTCAATTGATGATTTCAGTATTCGGGCCGCGCCCGCAGTGGATATGAGTTTAAACAGGTTGGCATCACCTTCCGGAAACAAAACTGAAGGAAGTATTGATACGATAAGTATCCGTGTGAGAAATTTAGGTGCTTCAGATATCGCTCAGTTCACGGTAAATTATGGAGTTGCCGGTGAAGCAATGAAAGCTTTTAACTGGAACGGACTATTGCATCCATCAGAAGCGCTCGACATTATTATAGATACTTTAGAATACCGCGCATCTGATTTTATACTCACCATAAGTATACAAACTACCGCGGATGGAGATGTTTCGAATGATTCTATTTCCCAGCCTTTGTTTGGAATTCCTTTGCTGAAGCCTCCTTATGCAAGTGACCCGGAGTTTGTGCGAAATTTTTATACCGGTTCAGGAAACACCGTATGGGAATGGGGCAGACCGCAATCCACTATTATCAACGATGTTTATACTGGAAACAAATGCTGGAAAACAAATCTTGATGGTGATTATTCAAACCGGATGAATGAATATTTGTATTCGCCACTCTTTGATTTCAGTAATGCTTATTCACCGGTGATTAAATTCAATCATTGGATGAATGCAGAACAGGGAATGGATGGAGGGCGATTGGAATATTCAACGGATGCAGGAAATACATGGAACACACTTGGTACTGTTGCTGATCCATTAGCGGTGAACTGGTATACAAATGTTTCGATCTTTTCTTCGAACAAACCGGCCTGGTCAGGAAATACAGTTGGTTACATCGAAAGTTCATATAGGATGAATATGCTTTCCGGCTATTCCGGCGGACTGGTGCAATTTCGTTTTAACTTCTCTTCAAATGATTCCATCACCGCGAATGGTTGGGCCGTTGATGCCTTTCGTATCGAATCCCAACCGGCGTATTCCGCCCGGCCCTCGGAATTGATGGATGTACAGGATCCCTTCAGTCCGGGTGCAGCATCGCAAATTGTAGGTTGTTATATCTATAATTCCGGTGCACGATCGTTTCAGAATGTGAATGTAAATCTTGTAGAAGACGGACAAATAATTTTACACGACAGCGTGCAACTGATCAGTTCACTTTTGCCAGGAGATTCCGTGCTTCATACATTTTCACAAGCCTGGGTTTCTTCGCCCGGACTTCATGCTATTTGTGTTCGTACTCTTTCTCCGGGAAACCATACCGATGAATGGACTGCTGATGATGAAGCTTGCACTGTTGCAGGTGTATTCGACACCTTACCTGCGATAGATCAGAATGGATGGTGCGAAGATTTTGAAGGGAGCAACTCTTCCTGGCTGACCATGAATCCGCTCACAAGAAAATTTCAGAATGAGGAATGGACTTTAGGAAACCCTGGTCAAAATTATTTGAATGGCTCCTACAATGGTTCACTTTCTTGGACAACTGATTCGATGAATGTTTACAAACCGGGTGATGCATCCGCATTATATACTCCTGTCTTTGTAGCTGATTCATCCGCGTGTTACAAATTGAGTTTTTATCACCGTTATAAAACAGAACAATTTGAAGATGGTGGTACAGTAGAATATTCGAAGGATAATGGAAATACCTGGAATGTTATTGGAAACAGTGGCGAACCCGGATGGTATAATTCTTCTTACATCAGTGGTTTGAAACTTCCGCCGGTTCCGGGTTGGAGTGGAACAAGCAACGGTTGGGAGCTTGCCAGTCATGATTTGTATTTCCCTGATAAATCCAATGTGGTCTTTCGCTTTCGCTTTGGTTCAGATGCATCCGTTCAGGATGAAGGATGGCAAATCGATAATTTCTGTCTTCAGAAATTATCAAGCTGTGTAATAGGTGTGAATGAATTGAATGTTCCGGAAATTCAACTGTATCCAAATCCGGTAATTGATAATCTGAATGTTCAAATTGATTCCGGATTGGAAAACATTAAATCTGTTTCAGTTATAAATATTTTGGGAGAAGAATTAAAAGAATTTGAACAGAGTAGTATTTCTCCCTCCATGAATATTAATACAAATGGACTTTCTGAAGGTATTTACAGGTTGAAAGTAAATACCAATTCAGGTGTACTTTATCTGAAGTTTATCAAGATGTAA
- a CDS encoding homogentisate 1,2-dioxygenase encodes MPQYHVLGQVPPKRHTQFRKKDGSLYAEELVSTHGFSSVYSLIYHCHPPTMIKEVGEAYTVEPKLAYQRSLMHQSFEGFNIAPADDYLQSRKAVLVNNDLHISLAAPRKSMKDYFFKNADADEVLFIHEGEGTFYSIYGSINFAYGDYLVIPRGTIYQLEFKTEKNRLLIVESFTAVETCKRYRNEYGQLEEHSPYCERDIRRPENLKTYDEKGDFKISIKKEGMIYPYIYATHPFDAIGWDGNHYPWALSIHDFEPITGRVHLPPPIHQTFEARNYVICSFVPRMYDYHPLAIPVPYNHSNVDSDEVLYYVDGDFMSRKSVTRGMITLHPGGIPHGPHPGTVEKGIGKTETKELAVMIDTFKPLWVTEDAVKIINKDYHKSWLTD; translated from the coding sequence ATGCCTCAATATCATGTGCTCGGACAGGTCCCTCCGAAAAGACATACTCAGTTCAGAAAAAAAGATGGTAGCCTGTATGCCGAAGAACTCGTTTCAACACACGGATTTTCCAGCGTATATTCATTGATCTATCATTGTCATCCTCCTACAATGATCAAAGAAGTTGGTGAAGCATACACTGTGGAACCCAAACTTGCATATCAGCGTTCGCTGATGCATCAGAGTTTCGAAGGATTCAATATTGCTCCGGCCGACGATTATCTTCAAAGCAGGAAGGCTGTGCTCGTAAATAATGATCTGCACATTTCCCTCGCGGCTCCGAGGAAATCCATGAAGGATTATTTTTTCAAAAATGCCGATGCGGATGAGGTCTTGTTTATTCATGAAGGAGAAGGAACTTTTTATTCCATATATGGTTCCATCAATTTTGCTTATGGAGATTATCTCGTCATCCCTCGCGGTACTATTTATCAGCTGGAATTCAAAACGGAAAAAAACCGATTGCTCATTGTTGAATCTTTCACAGCGGTTGAAACCTGTAAGCGCTATCGTAATGAATATGGACAACTCGAAGAACATTCTCCCTATTGTGAACGTGATATTCGCCGCCCGGAGAACCTGAAAACTTATGATGAAAAGGGTGACTTCAAAATCAGCATCAAGAAAGAAGGGATGATTTATCCTTATATATATGCTACCCATCCTTTTGATGCTATAGGCTGGGATGGGAATCATTATCCATGGGCATTATCAATACACGATTTTGAACCGATAACAGGACGTGTACATTTACCACCTCCGATACACCAGACATTTGAAGCTCGCAACTATGTGATTTGCTCATTTGTTCCCCGCATGTATGATTACCATCCACTCGCGATACCCGTTCCATATAATCACAGTAATGTTGATTCGGATGAAGTGCTGTATTATGTCGATGGAGATTTTATGAGCCGTAAATCTGTTACCCGCGGAATGATCACTTTACATCCGGGAGGAATACCGCACGGACCTCATCCGGGAACTGTAGAGAAGGGGATAGGCAAGACGGAGACGAAGGAACTTGCTGTGATGATTGATACTTTTAAACCTCTCTGGGTTACTGAAGATGCTGTGAAAATTATCAACAAGGATTATCATAAATCCTGGTTGACGGATTGA